Proteins encoded by one window of Sphingomonas ginkgonis:
- a CDS encoding LptF/LptG family permease, which yields MRGLSLIDRYVARSIAVPLLGTLVLAAMLLVLDKMLRLFDFVVNTGGPVSVVWRMLANLLPEYLGLGIPIGLLLGILLAFRKLATSSELDALRGIGVGFGRLLRVPYMYATALLLLNLFIVGWLQPWTHYGYERLRFDLSSGALGASIKVGEFNTLGKRLTLRIDRSEKEGTQLHGIFVSMQRGNGMTLSATAEHGRFLATDDANTILFRLQNGRLIQDAPNFRFPRTLAFNLYDLPVSLPNIDSFRQRGSQQSTDELTIPELLYQSYGGGHFTRKQNLAARADLHFRLAEVIMMLVLPLLAVSLAVPPKRSSSGIGIFVGIVIVVAYHKVNQYASSMGAHGKFIPEVALYVPFALLILLIVHMYRTLATKPGGQPIGALERAANRVAARIRRLLPQFGSEAAAGA from the coding sequence GTGCGCGGACTCTCGCTCATCGATCGCTACGTCGCCCGGTCCATCGCCGTGCCGCTGCTCGGCACGCTGGTCCTCGCCGCCATGCTGCTCGTTCTCGACAAGATGCTTCGGCTGTTCGACTTCGTGGTGAACACCGGCGGTCCGGTCAGCGTGGTGTGGCGGATGCTCGCCAACCTCCTGCCCGAATATCTCGGGCTCGGCATCCCGATCGGGCTGCTGCTGGGCATCCTGCTCGCCTTCCGCAAGCTCGCCACCTCCTCCGAGCTCGACGCGTTGCGCGGAATCGGGGTCGGGTTCGGCCGGCTACTGCGCGTCCCCTACATGTACGCCACCGCGCTGCTGCTACTGAACCTGTTCATCGTCGGGTGGCTGCAGCCTTGGACCCATTACGGCTATGAGCGGCTGCGCTTCGACCTCAGCTCGGGCGCGCTCGGGGCGTCGATCAAGGTCGGCGAGTTCAACACGCTGGGCAAGCGGCTGACGCTGCGGATCGACCGGTCCGAGAAGGAAGGCACCCAGCTCCACGGCATCTTCGTCTCGATGCAGCGCGGGAACGGAATGACGCTCTCGGCCACCGCGGAACACGGGCGTTTCCTCGCCACCGACGACGCCAACACAATCCTCTTCCGGCTGCAGAACGGCCGGCTGATCCAGGACGCACCCAACTTCCGCTTCCCGCGGACGCTCGCGTTCAACCTCTACGATCTGCCGGTCAGCCTGCCCAACATCGACAGCTTTCGCCAGCGCGGGTCGCAGCAGTCGACCGACGAGCTGACCATCCCCGAGCTCCTCTACCAGAGCTACGGGGGCGGCCATTTCACCCGCAAGCAGAACCTCGCCGCCCGCGCCGACCTCCACTTCCGGCTGGCGGAGGTGATCATGATGCTGGTGCTGCCGCTGCTCGCGGTGTCGCTCGCCGTTCCGCCCAAGCGCAGCAGCTCGGGGATCGGCATCTTCGTGGGGATCGTGATCGTGGTCGCCTACCACAAGGTCAACCAGTACGCCTCCTCGATGGGCGCGCACGGCAAGTTCATTCCCGAGGTGGCGCTCTACGTGCCGTTCGCGCTGCTGATCCTGCTGATCGTCCACATGTATCGCACCCTGGCGACCAAGCCGGGCGGCCAGCCGATCGGGGCGCTCGAACGCGCGGCCAACCGGGTCGCGGCGCGCATCCGGCGGCTCTTGCCGCAGTTCGGCAGCGAGGCGGCGGCCGGGGCATGA
- the lptG gene encoding LPS export ABC transporter permease LptG → MINFDFFPSKRLAFYMAKLFLTRSLAVVLSLVLVLLALNLLSESGDILAAPGNGEGALWHYATLRAPQLFAFALPFSTLLGALIAFAALNQNSEVIAMKAAGISAHQIIAPMVLTSIAIAVLSFGFNEFVVTKSNRVLSAWQNNDYKPVPADSGISSNVWLTAGTDLIHARLVVRGPQGARRLEGLTIYSRPNGVEMQSVVSAERAYPVAGAWRLEQVKRYDSIANVSRFLPVATAMAGIDPERFALAKVTPDEHDFFDLRRLIAQLQGAGRATGEVEAGLWHKLAEPLSTVLMPLLAATAAFGLARSGKVLVRAAIGMALGFAYFVVDNFALALGNLGAYPPLLAAWAPFLLFLLIGEAVLVRSEE, encoded by the coding sequence ATGATCAACTTCGACTTTTTCCCGTCCAAGCGGCTCGCCTTCTACATGGCGAAGCTGTTCCTCACCCGCTCGCTGGCGGTGGTGCTGAGCCTGGTGCTGGTCCTCCTCGCGCTCAACCTGCTGAGCGAGTCGGGGGACATCCTCGCCGCGCCCGGCAACGGCGAAGGAGCGCTGTGGCACTATGCGACCCTGCGCGCGCCCCAGCTGTTCGCGTTCGCGCTGCCCTTCTCCACCCTGCTCGGCGCGCTGATCGCCTTCGCGGCGCTCAACCAGAACAGCGAGGTGATCGCGATGAAGGCGGCCGGCATCTCGGCCCACCAGATCATCGCTCCGATGGTCCTCACCAGCATCGCCATCGCCGTGCTCAGCTTTGGCTTCAACGAATTCGTCGTGACCAAGTCCAACCGGGTGCTCTCGGCCTGGCAGAACAACGACTACAAGCCGGTCCCCGCCGACAGCGGGATCAGCAGCAACGTCTGGCTGACCGCCGGGACCGACCTCATCCACGCCCGGCTGGTGGTGCGCGGGCCGCAGGGCGCCCGCCGGCTCGAGGGCCTCACCATCTACAGCCGGCCGAACGGCGTCGAGATGCAGTCGGTCGTCAGCGCGGAGCGCGCCTACCCCGTCGCGGGCGCCTGGCGTCTCGAGCAGGTGAAGCGCTACGACAGCATCGCCAACGTCAGTCGCTTTTTGCCGGTCGCCACCGCCATGGCGGGGATCGATCCGGAGCGGTTCGCGCTCGCCAAGGTCACCCCCGACGAGCACGACTTCTTCGACCTGCGCCGGCTGATCGCCCAGTTGCAGGGCGCCGGCCGCGCCACCGGCGAGGTCGAGGCCGGACTGTGGCACAAGCTGGCGGAGCCGCTCTCGACCGTGCTGATGCCGCTCCTCGCCGCGACCGCCGCCTTCGGGCTGGCGCGCTCGGGCAAGGTGCTGGTCCGCGCCGCGATCGGCATGGCGCTGGGCTTCGCCTATTTCGTGGTCGACAATTTCGCGCTCGCGCTCGGCAATCTCGGCGCCTACCCGCCGCTGCTCGCCGCCTGGGCACCCTTCCTGCTGTTCCTGCTGATCGGCGAGGCGGTGCTGGTGCGAAGCGAGGAATGA
- a CDS encoding thioredoxin domain-containing protein — protein MRPALAAFVAASLAAVSLAPAVAAPPTRQSAPGANWLAVQGATATGFRVGNPRAAHTLVEWGALNCPHCAHFAATVMPSIMAAVKAGRLQYEYRPIAIFPHDPAASLILRCTPARQKMAFIEDYYRSAGDLTKKLQAAAQDPKVRSDFEAAAKASPAEANRRLVAMTGMGSVAARHGVNAAAADRCVADPAGLKWIEANNDASQAAGVQGTPTFSMDGNRVEIGTPADLAKLLARKG, from the coding sequence ATGCGCCCTGCCCTAGCCGCCTTTGTCGCCGCCTCGCTCGCGGCCGTCTCCCTTGCCCCCGCGGTTGCGGCGCCTCCGACCCGCCAGTCTGCGCCCGGCGCCAACTGGCTGGCGGTCCAAGGCGCAACCGCGACGGGCTTCCGCGTCGGCAACCCCCGCGCCGCGCACACGCTGGTCGAATGGGGCGCGCTCAACTGCCCGCACTGCGCGCATTTCGCCGCGACGGTGATGCCCAGCATCATGGCCGCGGTGAAGGCCGGGCGGCTGCAATATGAGTATCGGCCGATCGCCATCTTCCCGCACGATCCGGCGGCGAGCCTCATCCTTCGCTGCACGCCCGCGCGGCAGAAGATGGCCTTCATCGAGGATTATTACCGCTCCGCCGGCGACCTCACCAAGAAGCTGCAGGCGGCTGCGCAGGACCCCAAGGTCCGCTCCGACTTCGAGGCGGCGGCCAAGGCCAGCCCGGCCGAGGCCAATCGCCGGCTCGTGGCGATGACCGGAATGGGCAGCGTCGCCGCGCGCCACGGCGTGAACGCCGCCGCCGCGGACCGCTGCGTGGCCGACCCGGCCGGGCTCAAGTGGATCGAGGCCAACAACGACGCGTCGCAGGCGGCCGGCGTCCAGGGCACCCCGACCTTCAGCATGGACGGCAACCGGGTCGAGATTGGCACCCCGGCCGACCTCGCCAAGCTGCTCGCCCGCAAGGGCTAG
- a CDS encoding diacylglycerol/lipid kinase family protein, whose amino-acid sequence MEKARIALLSNPKSTGNLAQLPRVRAFCADHPDIFHYEVERADQIGEALRTIARVKPKMLVINGGDGTVQTALTEIHNGAHFGDSPPPVAVLPNGKTNLIALDLGAQGDPIEALERLLAFAHTDLSAHIVPRELIALRCGDGADARPVIGMFLGGAGLADTMLYCRDRIYPLGLPNGLSHVITALAVVMRQLLGLRASFLPPDPQPLNVRVRRDGQISGKFALLLVTTLDKLLFKSELGHSGQGTLKLIAVEERRGSVFRGLLASLLGKLGHAPVDGVHFERADEISIEGSNSNVILDGEMFSTAPGRPIHLTSATPLSFVKLAA is encoded by the coding sequence ATGGAAAAGGCCCGGATCGCGCTGCTTTCCAATCCCAAGTCGACCGGCAATCTCGCCCAGCTGCCGCGCGTGCGGGCCTTCTGCGCCGATCACCCCGACATCTTCCATTATGAGGTCGAGCGCGCCGACCAGATCGGTGAGGCGCTGCGGACGATCGCTCGGGTCAAACCCAAGATGCTCGTCATCAACGGCGGCGACGGGACGGTTCAGACCGCGCTGACCGAGATCCACAACGGTGCCCACTTCGGCGACTCGCCGCCCCCGGTGGCGGTGCTTCCCAACGGCAAGACCAACCTGATCGCGCTGGACCTCGGCGCGCAGGGCGACCCGATCGAGGCGCTCGAGCGGCTGCTCGCCTTCGCCCACACCGACCTCAGCGCGCACATCGTTCCGCGTGAGCTGATCGCGCTGCGCTGCGGCGACGGCGCCGACGCGCGGCCGGTCATCGGCATGTTCCTCGGCGGGGCGGGGCTCGCCGACACGATGCTCTACTGCCGCGATCGTATCTATCCGCTTGGCCTGCCGAACGGCCTCAGCCACGTCATCACCGCGCTGGCGGTGGTGATGCGCCAGCTGCTCGGGCTGCGCGCCAGCTTCCTTCCGCCCGATCCGCAGCCGCTCAACGTCCGGGTCCGCCGCGATGGGCAGATCAGCGGCAAGTTCGCGCTGCTGCTCGTCACCACGCTGGACAAGCTGCTGTTCAAGAGCGAGCTGGGCCACTCGGGGCAGGGCACGCTCAAGCTGATCGCGGTCGAGGAGCGGCGCGGAAGCGTGTTCCGCGGCCTGCTCGCGAGCCTCCTCGGCAAGCTCGGGCACGCGCCGGTCGACGGCGTCCACTTTGAGCGCGCGGACGAGATCAGCATCGAGGGCAGCAACAGCAACGTGATCCTCGACGGCGAGATGTTCTCGACCGCGCCGGGGCGGCCGATCCACCTGACCTCCGCGACGCCCCTGTCCTTCGTCAAGCTCGCCGCGTAA
- a CDS encoding ATP-binding protein — translation MTAIRYADETRFDWRGTGAAAGGLVAVLILLGMVVMVALTNESRERALAAERHAYDVALVARSADTSINRAEAALGRFVLDEDTRGSGNIYLSQWRLADRQIDDLEQLVRKSPAQRARVAELRRLFEQRNQEFFPAARSASTAKGEGGTAWFFAAAKSGTGLQLTRKLNEISAAERDALRARIEQSQFLSGEADRLTGYLSWLGVLVGFAAIFMGAVAVEAIRQNAAARKEAESEAGRASELENAVRERTQELWDANQRLKAEAQEREAAEAQLRQVQKMEAVGQLTGGIAHDFNNMLAVVVGGLDLARRRLNGPRREVLIHLNNAMEGATRAAALTRRLLSFARSEPLLPARVDTAELIGGMSDLLDRTLGERIQIELELSAAPWPVFVDGHQLENAIVNLAVNARDAMEGQGRLIIRSDNVTVANNEVGDIRGGDYVRISVVDNGSGMSAEVLERAFEPFFTTKAVGKGTGLGLSQIFGFAHQSGGEVGIESEIGRGTTVSLYLPRTHVEPAEVRMHPAALQRIEAEPSVPGARILLVEDDPRVRAATIGALEDLDYEPVACSSGAEALVAFEKERFELVISDVIMPEMTGPELIRVLKRRREDFAVLFVTGYVGEGEGEDLRGYEMLRKPFTVGALANAVASAIGRMPRQPDEAAA, via the coding sequence ATGACCGCCATCAGGTACGCGGACGAGACTCGCTTCGATTGGCGTGGCACGGGCGCCGCCGCCGGCGGGCTGGTCGCGGTCCTGATTCTGCTCGGCATGGTCGTGATGGTGGCGCTCACCAACGAATCGCGTGAGCGGGCGCTTGCCGCCGAACGCCACGCCTACGACGTGGCGCTGGTTGCCCGCAGCGCCGACACCAGCATCAACCGCGCCGAGGCCGCGCTCGGCCGCTTCGTGCTCGACGAGGATACGCGCGGCAGCGGCAACATCTATCTCAGCCAGTGGCGACTCGCCGACCGCCAGATCGACGACCTCGAGCAACTCGTCCGCAAGAGCCCGGCGCAGCGCGCGCGCGTCGCCGAGCTGCGCCGCCTGTTCGAGCAGCGCAACCAGGAATTCTTCCCGGCGGCGCGCTCCGCCTCGACCGCCAAGGGCGAAGGCGGCACCGCCTGGTTCTTCGCCGCGGCGAAGAGCGGAACCGGGCTGCAGCTGACCCGCAAGCTGAACGAGATCAGCGCCGCCGAGCGCGACGCGCTGCGCGCGCGCATCGAGCAGAGCCAATTTCTGTCGGGTGAGGCCGACCGGCTCACCGGCTATCTGAGCTGGCTTGGCGTGCTGGTCGGCTTCGCCGCCATCTTCATGGGCGCGGTGGCGGTCGAGGCGATCCGCCAGAACGCGGCGGCCCGCAAGGAGGCCGAAAGCGAGGCCGGCCGTGCCTCCGAGCTCGAGAATGCGGTGCGCGAGCGCACGCAGGAACTGTGGGACGCCAACCAGCGGCTCAAGGCCGAGGCGCAGGAGCGCGAGGCGGCCGAGGCGCAGCTCCGCCAGGTCCAGAAGATGGAGGCGGTCGGCCAGCTCACCGGCGGCATCGCGCACGACTTCAACAACATGCTGGCGGTGGTCGTCGGCGGGCTCGATCTCGCTCGGCGCCGGCTCAACGGGCCGCGCCGCGAGGTGCTCATCCACCTCAACAATGCGATGGAGGGCGCCACCCGTGCCGCGGCGCTGACCCGCCGGCTGCTGAGCTTCGCCCGCTCGGAGCCGCTGCTCCCCGCGCGGGTCGACACCGCCGAGCTGATCGGCGGCATGTCCGACCTTCTCGACCGCACGCTGGGCGAGCGGATCCAGATCGAGCTGGAGCTGTCCGCTGCGCCCTGGCCGGTGTTCGTCGACGGGCACCAGCTGGAGAATGCGATCGTCAACCTCGCGGTCAACGCGCGCGACGCGATGGAAGGCCAGGGCCGGCTGATCATCCGCTCGGACAATGTCACCGTCGCCAACAACGAGGTCGGCGACATCCGCGGCGGCGACTATGTCCGCATCTCGGTGGTCGACAATGGCTCGGGCATGTCGGCCGAAGTGCTCGAGCGCGCGTTCGAGCCCTTCTTCACCACCAAGGCGGTCGGCAAGGGCACCGGGCTCGGCCTCAGCCAGATCTTCGGCTTTGCGCACCAGTCTGGCGGCGAGGTCGGGATCGAGAGCGAGATCGGCCGCGGCACGACCGTGTCGCTCTATCTGCCGCGGACCCATGTCGAGCCTGCGGAGGTGCGGATGCACCCGGCCGCGCTGCAGCGGATCGAGGCCGAGCCGTCGGTTCCCGGCGCACGCATCCTGCTGGTCGAGGACGACCCGCGGGTCCGCGCGGCGACGATCGGCGCGCTCGAGGACCTCGACTATGAGCCGGTCGCCTGCTCGAGCGGCGCCGAGGCGCTGGTCGCCTTCGAGAAGGAGCGGTTCGAGCTGGTCATCAGCGACGTCATCATGCCCGAGATGACCGGCCCCGAGCTGATCCGCGTGCTGAAGCGCCGCCGTGAGGACTTCGCCGTCCTGTTCGTCACCGGCTACGTCGGCGAGGGCGAGGGGGAAGACCTGCGCGGCTACGAAATGCTGCGCAAGCCATTCACCGTCGGCGCGCTCGCCAATGCGGTCGCCTCGGCGATCGGGCGCATGCCGCGCCAGCCTGACGAGGCGGCCGCCTGA